In a genomic window of Candidatus Bathyarchaeota archaeon:
- the hisC gene encoding histidinol-phosphate transaminase, whose amino-acid sequence MSEAYQKWIAQKIAKLQAIDCYSAGATPETLAKQIGVDQSKIVKLNFNENLFVDRTKQIPLIKELADEIDLRMYPEDEVPKLQEKLTGYMGVPKEYIVIGNAGDELLDRMIRLFVEKGDVALSFAPSFAIPRLCVKRQEGEYVTVPLKSDFQLDVPELLAKFSDKTRLLYLCSPNNPTANQMNPKDIETLAIAFPGIVILDEAYGEFADYSFVPRIREFPNMIILRTFSKAFGLAMLRLGYAVANPELAKILTEKAPLPYPVSGFTIRMGIKMLENMEIMRTAVAALKAERGKLIKALNQIEGVEAFDSQADFILMNTAKPADEVYKKLMARGIMLKKWGKLLQYDNCFRVTVGLPEMNQKLIEELKQIQSD is encoded by the coding sequence ATGAGCGAAGCCTACCAAAAGTGGATAGCGCAGAAAATCGCTAAACTGCAAGCCATCGACTGCTACTCGGCAGGTGCTACACCTGAAACGTTAGCGAAGCAAATCGGCGTGGACCAATCCAAAATCGTCAAACTCAACTTCAACGAGAACCTCTTCGTCGACCGCACCAAGCAAATCCCGCTGATTAAGGAGTTGGCTGACGAAATCGATTTGCGTATGTACCCCGAGGATGAAGTGCCCAAGCTCCAAGAGAAACTCACAGGCTACATGGGCGTCCCCAAAGAGTACATAGTAATCGGCAATGCAGGCGACGAACTACTGGACCGTATGATACGTCTCTTTGTCGAAAAGGGCGATGTTGCCCTCTCATTTGCGCCGTCATTTGCGATTCCGCGGCTCTGCGTCAAACGCCAAGAAGGCGAATATGTCACGGTTCCGCTGAAAAGCGACTTCCAACTCGACGTGCCCGAATTGCTTGCCAAGTTTTCTGACAAAACCCGCCTACTTTACCTCTGCTCACCAAACAACCCGACAGCTAACCAGATGAACCCCAAAGACATCGAAACCCTCGCCATAGCCTTCCCCGGCATAGTCATCTTAGATGAAGCCTACGGCGAATTTGCCGACTATTCCTTTGTGCCCCGCATTCGCGAGTTCCCCAACATGATTATTCTGCGGACCTTCTCCAAAGCTTTCGGATTGGCTATGCTGCGCCTCGGCTATGCTGTTGCGAATCCTGAACTCGCCAAAATCCTCACCGAAAAAGCCCCCCTCCCCTATCCTGTGAGTGGCTTCACCATTCGCATGGGGATTAAAATGCTTGAGAACATGGAAATTATGCGGACCGCGGTTGCGGCGTTGAAGGCTGAGCGGGGAAAACTCATAAAAGCCCTCAACCAAATAGAGGGCGTAGAAGCCTTTGATTCTCAGGCTGACTTCATCTTGATGAACACGGCAAAACCCGCTGACGAAGTTTACAAGAAGCTGATGGCACGGGGGATTATGCTCAAGAAATGGGGCAAACTCCTCCAGTACGATAACTGCTTCCGTGTCACTGTTGGGTTGCCAGAAATGAACCAGAAACTAATCGAGGAATTAAAACAGATTCAGAGTGATTGA
- the hisG gene encoding ATP phosphoribosyltransferase: MDKIKFAIPKGSLEKATAEFFSKSGFKIGASDRTYRPTINDPQIEMKVLRPQEIPVFVNEGLQDLGITGEDWVKENRADVEILQNLEYGKIRLVIAVPKDVPQNNMNDYMENVWSQGRNFRVSTEYLNIASEYLKSQPNYKKRFGDAEPMIVTPWWRKGDNAKAKIFLSFGATEAKPPENSDCIMDVTETGTTIEANNLKIIDTVLRSSAILIANKKTLEDPEKREKIYDIVALLKGVVDGQKRIHIFVNVKKADLQTLLTELPALKNPTIAPLADDSWVSVNTVIEKDCLIELLPKIRKIAQGLVVYEPRQVLALDEIARRSECQCCKDQP; the protein is encoded by the coding sequence ATGGATAAAATAAAATTTGCCATACCCAAAGGTTCTCTAGAAAAAGCAACAGCAGAATTCTTCTCTAAATCAGGCTTCAAAATCGGCGCCTCAGATCGCACTTACCGACCAACCATCAACGACCCCCAAATCGAGATGAAAGTGCTACGCCCCCAGGAAATCCCCGTATTTGTTAATGAAGGCCTTCAAGACTTAGGCATCACAGGCGAAGACTGGGTGAAAGAAAACCGCGCCGACGTAGAAATCCTTCAAAACCTCGAGTACGGAAAAATCCGCCTCGTAATCGCCGTTCCCAAAGACGTTCCCCAAAATAACATGAACGACTACATGGAGAACGTTTGGTCTCAAGGCCGCAACTTCCGCGTAAGCACAGAGTACCTCAACATCGCCAGTGAATACCTCAAAAGCCAACCCAACTACAAGAAACGTTTCGGCGACGCTGAACCCATGATTGTAACGCCGTGGTGGAGAAAAGGCGATAACGCAAAAGCAAAAATCTTCCTCAGCTTCGGCGCAACGGAAGCTAAGCCGCCGGAAAACAGCGACTGCATCATGGATGTAACCGAAACAGGCACAACCATCGAAGCCAACAATCTCAAAATAATCGACACCGTCCTGAGATCCAGCGCCATCCTAATCGCTAACAAAAAAACGCTGGAAGACCCTGAGAAACGCGAAAAAATCTACGACATAGTCGCTTTGCTCAAGGGTGTAGTTGATGGGCAGAAAAGAATCCATATATTTGTTAACGTCAAAAAAGCAGACCTCCAAACTTTGCTCACCGAGTTGCCCGCGTTAAAGAACCCAACCATCGCGCCTTTGGCAGATGACAGTTGGGTCAGCGTTAACACTGTTATTGAGAAGGACTGCTTAATCGAGTTGTTGCCCAAAATCAGAAAAATCGCCCAGGGTCTAGTCGTGTATGAGCCTCGGCAGGTTCTGGCGCTTGATGAGATTGCACGGAGAAGCGAATGTCAATGCTGCAAGGACCAACCTTAG
- a CDS encoding right-handed parallel beta-helix repeat-containing protein, with protein sequence MCSNSCGRIPATAENIGMMRPFLCLLLILTVAFPLCYVDSGSIVEGSPVTGRLTSDTTWSLEQSPIRLYGDLLVPSGVTLTIEPGVTVDLFDHQLVVNGILIARGNQSKIVFKGSIDPAKNNPLYPHGPPVSHIIFDKESQAWNEQTKSGCIIENAVVNTILYIRTSIRISQSSLEQSVHVLNNSSTFSNNSQISKLFIINGTAIVSGNEIGELTVQEGSPTITNNIINGQVSVYQGSSTFRNNTLKGEVSVGHPMGFSAPPLISGAPAFLQNMFYSGFGTFGTAFSYTYGPTNNVGIKGGQINDLWVTLSDNDFKVTADQTAIQTYGVHIDISNNRITGADNSPPIRSNPFNKTEKMLVAGQCGIIVGSDYSNSSASITGNYITNFNTAIAIYPGSINISKNTLSNNYCGIRIENINKIWAPIPNPPDPNITNALVIQENSISNNTVGILCYNYSSSPKIINNDIFGNAEYNFRLESINDTVVADNWWGTIDAASINQTIYDHKYNPRLGEVIFTPFSAGTQTQAGLQLSSQTTSILIAVALVSVVLGFIFLNSRRKQAKRKIVSSGE encoded by the coding sequence TTGTGTAGCAACAGTTGTGGTCGTATTCCGGCGACTGCGGAGAACATCGGAATGATGCGTCCGTTCTTGTGTCTGCTTCTAATTTTGACAGTTGCATTTCCTTTGTGCTATGTTGACAGTGGCTCTATTGTTGAGGGTTCGCCGGTGACGGGTCGCTTAACTTCTGATACAACTTGGAGTTTGGAACAAAGCCCCATACGATTATATGGTGACTTGCTTGTTCCCTCGGGGGTAACGCTAACGATTGAACCTGGAGTAACTGTAGACCTCTTTGATCACCAACTTGTCGTAAATGGAATCCTCATTGCACGAGGAAATCAAAGCAAAATAGTCTTCAAAGGATCAATCGACCCGGCAAAGAACAATCCCCTCTACCCTCATGGTCCCCCAGTATCGCACATAATCTTTGATAAGGAAAGCCAAGCTTGGAATGAGCAGACAAAAAGCGGCTGCATTATAGAAAACGCCGTGGTGAATACCATCCTCTACATTCGTACCTCCATAAGAATAAGCCAATCCTCACTTGAACAATCTGTTCATGTCCTGAACAACTCATCGACATTTAGTAACAACAGCCAAATCAGCAAACTTTTCATCATAAACGGGACCGCTATCGTAAGTGGCAACGAAATAGGCGAACTCACCGTTCAAGAAGGGTCACCGACTATTACAAATAACATCATCAACGGTCAAGTGTCGGTTTATCAAGGGTCATCAACTTTTAGGAACAACACCCTAAAGGGCGAAGTTTCTGTTGGACATCCGATGGGCTTCTCTGCCCCTCCATTGATATCTGGCGCACCTGCTTTTCTGCAGAACATGTTTTACAGCGGATTTGGAACCTTTGGAACCGCATTTAGCTATACCTACGGCCCCACTAACAACGTTGGCATTAAAGGCGGACAAATAAATGATCTATGGGTTACGCTATCGGATAACGATTTTAAGGTAACCGCCGACCAAACAGCAATTCAAACCTATGGTGTGCACATCGATATATCAAACAACCGGATTACAGGCGCAGACAATAGCCCGCCAATAAGGAGTAACCCCTTTAACAAAACAGAGAAAATGTTGGTTGCGGGGCAATGTGGAATAATTGTCGGCAGCGACTATTCAAACTCGTCAGCATCGATTACTGGCAACTACATAACCAACTTTAACACAGCCATTGCCATCTATCCCGGAAGCATAAACATCTCAAAAAATACTCTCTCAAACAATTACTGTGGAATACGCATTGAAAACATCAATAAAATCTGGGCTCCAATACCCAACCCGCCAGACCCAAACATTACCAACGCGCTCGTCATTCAAGAGAACAGTATTTCAAACAATACAGTTGGAATTCTATGTTACAATTATAGTTCATCGCCAAAAATAATAAACAACGACATTTTTGGCAACGCGGAATACAACTTTAGGCTCGAAAGCATAAACGACACAGTGGTTGCCGACAACTGGTGGGGCACAATTGATGCCGCTTCCATAAACCAAACAATCTACGACCACAAATACAACCCACGTCTAGGCGAGGTTATTTTTACGCCTTTCTCAGCGGGGACCCAAACGCAAGCAGGCTTACAGCTATCTTCACAAACAACAAGTATCCTAATCGCAGTTGCCCTAGTTTCAGTTGTTTTAGGTTTTATATTTTTAAACAGTAGAAGAAAACAAGCCAAGAGAAAGATTGTTAGTAGCGGGGAGTAG
- a CDS encoding PAC2 family protein, with the protein MDKPYLRKLSSPTLDNPIFVQGLPGFGNVGRIAAHLLIKFCDAKPFAELYSPSFPDYISITTKGIAHLPRYEFYCAPMEKNTLVIMTGEIQPSFEDVVAHYDVCDQVLDFVESIGCHFLVTMGGVPITEEKTQVYIAATSPRLATEFMEKGAVIYSKGRIVGGTGLTLALAKERKIEGISLLGTTMGFKADREAGFTVFKFLMKALGKEIKEGFVENNAPEE; encoded by the coding sequence ATGGATAAGCCTTATCTGCGAAAACTATCCAGCCCCACTCTAGATAATCCAATCTTTGTACAGGGGCTTCCCGGCTTTGGCAACGTCGGACGTATAGCCGCGCATCTGCTCATCAAATTCTGCGACGCCAAACCCTTCGCTGAACTCTACTCTCCATCCTTCCCTGACTACATATCCATAACCACCAAGGGCATCGCGCACCTGCCAAGATACGAATTCTACTGTGCTCCTATGGAGAAAAATACCCTAGTCATCATGACTGGAGAAATCCAGCCCTCTTTCGAGGATGTTGTTGCACATTATGATGTCTGCGATCAGGTGCTGGATTTTGTGGAATCCATCGGCTGCCACTTCCTTGTCACTATGGGCGGTGTTCCCATAACTGAGGAGAAAACCCAAGTTTACATAGCCGCAACCTCGCCCAGACTTGCCACAGAATTCATGGAGAAAGGCGCAGTCATCTACAGCAAAGGTCGCATCGTCGGCGGAACAGGCTTAACCTTGGCGCTTGCCAAGGAACGCAAAATTGAAGGCATCAGCCTACTTGGCACAACCATGGGTTTTAAGGCTGATCGGGAGGCTGGTTTTACGGTTTTCAAGTTTTTGATGAAGGCTTTGGGAAAAGAGATAAAAGAAGGTTTTGTAGAAAACAATGCACCAGAAGAGTAG
- the hisD gene encoding histidinol dehydrogenase — protein MSMLQGPTLAVWNTETLPPDWFKRQKTDEKAAQAVEDTVRAIITQVRSEGDEALIGFAAKFDKATLTPQTLRASTEEIKDAYQKVSPQQVVAIEFMKQRVETYQKQQLTPPTQTNIDGIKIQTELRPLESVGCYVPGGQAAYPSTVVMTAVPAKVAGVPRIVVCSPSDSSGNVNPLVLVASDICGVDEVYKVGGAQAIAALAYGTQTIKPVRKIVGPGSKYVTAAKVQVSTDVAIDMPAGPSEVLIVADDSADARLVAYDMISQAEHGTDSVAGLITTSVAFAQSVQKNLAELTASAERSEKIRESLSKYGFIITCSSEEDMVRLANQFAAEHLEVMTQNAAALADKLVAGLILIGSYSPVPLSDYASGTNHVLPTGAFAQSFSALSVFDFTRRVSIVEASKDGLDKVRANVKILTDTENLPNHYKAINARFQK, from the coding sequence ATGTCAATGCTGCAAGGACCAACCTTAGCAGTCTGGAACACAGAAACATTACCCCCAGACTGGTTTAAACGGCAAAAAACAGACGAAAAAGCAGCGCAAGCAGTCGAAGACACTGTCCGCGCCATCATAACACAGGTCCGCTCAGAGGGCGATGAGGCACTCATTGGGTTTGCAGCCAAATTTGACAAAGCAACCCTCACCCCCCAAACCCTCCGCGCATCCACAGAAGAAATCAAAGACGCCTACCAAAAAGTCAGCCCCCAACAAGTCGTCGCCATAGAATTCATGAAGCAACGTGTCGAAACCTACCAAAAACAGCAACTAACCCCCCCAACCCAAACCAACATCGACGGCATCAAAATCCAAACAGAACTCCGCCCACTGGAAAGTGTCGGATGCTACGTTCCCGGCGGACAAGCCGCGTATCCAAGCACCGTAGTCATGACCGCGGTTCCAGCAAAAGTCGCAGGCGTGCCACGAATTGTGGTGTGCTCACCATCGGATTCCTCGGGCAACGTAAACCCCTTAGTGTTGGTTGCATCTGACATCTGCGGCGTGGACGAAGTCTACAAAGTAGGCGGCGCCCAAGCCATCGCTGCATTAGCCTATGGCACCCAGACCATAAAGCCCGTGCGCAAAATTGTCGGTCCCGGCAGCAAATACGTAACCGCCGCCAAAGTCCAAGTCTCAACCGACGTCGCCATCGACATGCCTGCTGGTCCCAGTGAAGTCTTAATCGTAGCCGACGACTCAGCCGATGCAAGGCTAGTGGCGTATGATATGATTTCGCAGGCGGAACATGGAACCGACAGCGTCGCCGGATTAATCACAACATCGGTGGCGTTTGCCCAGTCGGTTCAGAAAAACCTCGCTGAACTCACTGCGTCTGCGGAGCGAAGCGAGAAAATCCGTGAATCCCTCAGCAAATACGGTTTTATAATAACCTGTAGTAGCGAGGAGGATATGGTGCGTTTAGCTAACCAGTTCGCGGCTGAACACTTAGAAGTCATGACCCAAAACGCTGCCGCCTTAGCTGATAAACTCGTCGCTGGCCTAATCTTGATTGGCTCCTACAGCCCCGTTCCTTTAAGCGATTACGCGAGTGGAACCAACCATGTGCTTCCCACAGGAGCTTTTGCCCAATCCTTCTCGGCTCTATCCGTCTTTGACTTCACGCGCCGCGTCAGCATAGTTGAAGCCTCCAAGGATGGGCTGGATAAAGTTCGGGCAAACGTAAAAATCCTCACCGACACCGAGAACCTTCCTAATCACTACAAAGCCATAAACGCGAGGTTCCAAAAATGA
- a CDS encoding alpha/beta hydrolase: MVKRGIFSNGVPYLRFGEGKKVLLIFSGGPGNYLASPMYKEFNFLAKQYTLFMFARKSSLPKNYSTKDMAEDYARVIEDEFNGGPVDVIGESYGGLIAQYLAANHPKLIRRLVLLMSTYRFSQEGTKLDMQFAELASQGKTRAAFRSLAPMLSGNRIKRSLFSFFMSLFASRMFSNPNPEDLIVEGRAEVAHNSKNQLPRIVVPTLVVAGDRDFFCSTELLHETATGIPDAKLIIYEGKGHESLGKQFHRDVSAFLGC, from the coding sequence TTGGTTAAGAGGGGTATTTTCAGCAACGGCGTTCCCTACCTCCGCTTCGGGGAAGGCAAAAAAGTGTTGCTGATTTTTAGTGGCGGACCAGGAAATTACCTCGCAAGCCCAATGTATAAAGAATTCAATTTCCTCGCCAAACAGTATACCCTCTTTATGTTTGCTCGAAAAAGCAGCTTACCCAAAAACTACTCCACAAAAGACATGGCAGAGGACTACGCGAGGGTGATCGAAGACGAATTCAACGGCGGACCAGTCGACGTAATCGGGGAGTCTTATGGAGGATTAATCGCTCAGTACCTAGCCGCAAACCATCCCAAACTAATCCGGCGGCTGGTCCTTTTAATGTCGACTTATCGGTTCAGCCAAGAAGGCACAAAACTAGACATGCAGTTCGCGGAGTTGGCAAGCCAAGGAAAAACAAGAGCGGCGTTTAGAAGTTTAGCGCCTATGTTGAGTGGCAACAGGATAAAACGAAGCTTGTTTTCGTTTTTTATGAGCCTTTTTGCGTCAAGAATGTTTAGCAACCCAAACCCAGAGGATCTGATTGTGGAGGGCCGCGCCGAAGTCGCGCACAACAGCAAAAACCAGCTCCCGCGTATAGTGGTGCCTACGTTGGTGGTGGCGGGCGATCGCGATTTCTTTTGCTCCACAGAATTGCTCCATGAAACTGCTACGGGAATCCCCGATGCTAAACTGATAATTTATGAGGGTAAAGGGCACGAATCGCTGGGCAAACAGTTCCACCGCGATGTTTCGGCATTTCTAGGATGTTAA
- a CDS encoding inositol-3-phosphate synthase: MPQIRVALVGVGNSASALIQGTQYYKNAKEDETVPGLMHVNYGGYHIRDIVFVAAFEVNKDKIGKDLSEAIWIKPNCCEKFSDVPNLGVKVTPGIILDGVAPHMRETFNVYDDAKTTKESIIKTLKDAKAEVLVNYLPVGSHDAVRFYAQCAIDAGCAFVNCMPEFIGSDKSGEWPKKFEKAGLPVLGDDIKSQVGATILHRNLVRLCLDRGVIVDETYQLNLGGDTDFQNMTVEGRLKSKRISKTEAVTSLVPYALPTRIGPSDYVPFLKNKKICYISLKGRKFGDRPINISVKLEVEDSPNSGGVVIDLIRAAKIALDRKISGALLSMPSYAFKHPPIQIPDSQARQWTEEWIAGKRER; the protein is encoded by the coding sequence ATGCCACAAATTCGTGTTGCTCTCGTCGGCGTTGGTAACAGCGCATCAGCCCTAATTCAGGGAACCCAATATTACAAGAACGCTAAAGAAGACGAAACCGTGCCCGGGTTAATGCACGTCAACTACGGCGGATACCACATCCGCGACATAGTCTTCGTCGCCGCTTTTGAAGTAAACAAAGACAAAATCGGAAAAGACCTCTCCGAAGCCATATGGATAAAACCCAACTGCTGCGAAAAATTCAGCGACGTCCCCAACCTCGGCGTCAAAGTTACCCCCGGCATAATCCTCGACGGCGTAGCGCCCCACATGCGTGAAACCTTCAACGTTTATGATGACGCAAAAACCACCAAAGAAAGCATCATCAAAACCCTAAAAGACGCAAAAGCCGAAGTCCTAGTTAACTATCTCCCAGTGGGCAGCCATGACGCAGTCCGCTTCTACGCGCAATGCGCCATAGATGCAGGATGCGCCTTTGTCAACTGCATGCCCGAATTCATCGGCTCAGACAAATCAGGCGAGTGGCCCAAAAAATTCGAGAAAGCGGGCTTACCTGTCCTTGGCGACGACATCAAAAGCCAAGTCGGAGCAACCATCCTTCACCGCAACCTCGTTCGGCTCTGCCTTGACCGCGGAGTCATTGTGGACGAAACCTATCAACTTAACCTTGGCGGCGACACAGACTTCCAAAACATGACCGTGGAAGGTCGCCTCAAATCCAAACGCATCAGCAAAACCGAAGCCGTCACAAGCCTCGTGCCCTACGCGCTACCAACACGCATTGGCCCCAGCGACTATGTACCGTTCCTTAAGAACAAGAAAATCTGCTATATCAGCCTCAAAGGACGCAAATTCGGTGACCGCCCCATAAACATAAGCGTTAAACTCGAAGTCGAAGACTCCCCCAACAGCGGAGGCGTCGTCATCGACCTCATACGCGCCGCCAAAATCGCGTTGGACCGCAAAATCTCCGGAGCCCTGCTCAGCATGCCGTCCTACGCGTTTAAGCATCCGCCCATACAGATCCCCGATAGCCAAGCACGGCAATGGACGGAAGAGTGGATCGCGGGCAAACGCGAACGCTAA
- a CDS encoding FAD-dependent oxidoreductase produces the protein MAKRILVIGANAAGVEAASAARKKDRTAEITLVTQEKNAGYSRCGLPFVIGGQIAHFQDLTVYPPAFFQMQKLTLRTETKATAINTKEKTVTIQTKDGAAETLAYDSLIIATGADAFMPPIKGKEKQGILSLRSIEDGEKIEAALQAGAKSAVIMGAGLIGLELGVGLIERGLKVTVVEMLPQILPQLLDADMAKLVSEHLEAKGMRILTSKTVEEFLGDNKVTAIRAGGEVIEADLFISAFGVRANTKLAQEAGIPLGEARAIKTNGRMETEVKDVYAVGDCAEAHNLITHHTCCAQLGTVAVREGKVAGANAGGGYSLFPGVIASAVTRLFEVEAGNTGLTEASAARNGIEVVTGAISSKTRADYYPDAKPIKIKLVVEKESQRIVGGQVVGGEEVTQRINCLSFAIQLGMTVRELAKADTAYAPPLNETWEPMVLAAEMVLMKLR, from the coding sequence ATGGCTAAACGCATACTCGTCATCGGCGCCAACGCCGCAGGGGTAGAAGCTGCCTCGGCGGCACGCAAAAAAGACCGCACCGCAGAAATCACGCTTGTCACGCAGGAAAAAAACGCAGGATACTCCCGCTGTGGGTTGCCCTTTGTCATAGGCGGACAAATTGCGCATTTTCAAGACCTCACCGTGTATCCGCCAGCGTTTTTCCAGATGCAAAAACTAACTCTGCGCACCGAAACAAAAGCCACAGCCATCAACACCAAAGAAAAAACCGTAACCATACAAACCAAAGACGGCGCAGCCGAAACCCTCGCCTACGATAGCCTAATAATCGCCACTGGCGCAGACGCGTTTATGCCTCCCATCAAGGGCAAAGAAAAACAAGGCATCCTAAGCCTTCGCAGCATCGAGGATGGAGAGAAAATCGAAGCCGCCCTGCAAGCAGGCGCGAAATCCGCAGTCATCATGGGTGCGGGTTTAATCGGCTTGGAGCTGGGTGTGGGGTTAATTGAGCGGGGACTCAAAGTAACCGTTGTGGAGATGTTGCCCCAGATTTTGCCGCAGCTACTTGATGCGGATATGGCTAAGCTGGTTTCAGAGCACTTAGAAGCCAAGGGCATGCGCATCTTAACCTCTAAAACTGTGGAAGAATTCCTCGGAGACAACAAAGTCACCGCAATTAGGGCAGGCGGCGAAGTCATCGAAGCTGACCTTTTCATTAGCGCTTTTGGCGTCCGCGCAAACACCAAACTCGCCCAAGAAGCAGGCATACCGCTTGGTGAAGCCCGCGCCATCAAAACAAATGGACGCATGGAAACTGAGGTTAAAGACGTTTATGCCGTGGGCGACTGCGCAGAAGCACACAACCTCATCACACACCACACATGCTGCGCCCAACTAGGAACCGTCGCAGTGCGGGAAGGCAAAGTGGCGGGTGCTAACGCAGGCGGCGGCTACTCTCTGTTCCCCGGCGTCATAGCCTCGGCAGTTACGCGTCTCTTTGAGGTAGAAGCAGGCAACACGGGTCTAACTGAAGCCTCAGCGGCACGTAATGGCATCGAGGTCGTCACAGGCGCCATTAGCAGCAAAACCCGAGCTGATTACTATCCCGATGCCAAACCCATCAAAATCAAGCTTGTCGTCGAAAAAGAGTCTCAGCGCATTGTAGGCGGTCAAGTCGTGGGGGGAGAAGAAGTTACCCAACGAATAAATTGCCTCAGCTTTGCCATCCAACTTGGCATGACTGTGCGGGAACTCGCCAAGGCAGACACTGCATATGCGCCGCCGCTTAATGAGACGTGGGAGCCGATGGTGTTGGCGGCTGAAATGGTACTTATGAAACTCCGCTAA
- the gcvH gene encoding glycine cleavage system protein GcvH, with translation MVKVESYEVPEGLYFSKDFEWIKVEGDKVRMGITDYAQKSLREIVYAELPSVGTEVKQNEPYGTLESVKAVSDLISAVSGTVVEVNEEAQSKPESLNEDPFGKAWLVVVKPSNLEADLANLMDFNAAVEWHKAQAAGKC, from the coding sequence ATGGTAAAAGTGGAATCATACGAAGTCCCAGAAGGTCTGTATTTCTCTAAGGATTTTGAATGGATAAAAGTCGAAGGCGACAAAGTCCGCATGGGCATCACTGACTACGCCCAGAAATCTCTGCGCGAAATCGTCTACGCCGAATTACCCAGCGTCGGCACCGAAGTTAAGCAAAATGAGCCGTATGGCACACTAGAATCGGTGAAGGCAGTTTCAGATTTGATTTCGGCAGTATCAGGCACCGTCGTCGAAGTTAACGAGGAAGCCCAATCAAAACCCGAAAGCCTCAACGAAGACCCCTTTGGCAAAGCATGGCTTGTCGTAGTTAAACCCTCCAATTTGGAAGCGGACTTGGCTAACCTTATGGATTTTAACGCTGCAGTCGAGTGGCATAAAGCTCAAGCCGCAGGGAAATGTTAA